In a single window of the Micromonospora inositola genome:
- a CDS encoding SRPBCC family protein produces the protein MASRGTRWAVAGAATAAAIGVGRMVARRRRPHQLERVDGWYVVRRGIIVDRPMEAVIGFWTDRERLDRALAEWATLERLDENLWRCVASDPAGRGTEWRAELTVDGPGRLSWRVTEGPVAEQGRVELVSAPQDRGTEIRTEMRWRSSPVRRALGLTTGRDPEIGLRDTLRRVKSLVETG, from the coding sequence ATGGCCAGCAGAGGAACGAGGTGGGCGGTGGCGGGCGCCGCCACGGCGGCCGCGATCGGTGTCGGCCGGATGGTCGCCCGACGGCGGCGTCCACACCAGCTCGAGCGGGTGGACGGCTGGTACGTCGTCCGGCGGGGGATCATCGTGGACCGCCCGATGGAAGCCGTGATCGGCTTCTGGACCGACCGGGAACGGCTGGACCGGGCGCTGGCCGAGTGGGCCACCCTGGAGCGGCTCGACGAGAACCTGTGGCGCTGCGTGGCGAGCGACCCCGCCGGCAGGGGCACCGAGTGGCGTGCCGAGCTCACCGTCGACGGTCCGGGCCGGCTGAGCTGGCGGGTTACCGAGGGGCCGGTGGCCGAGCAGGGGCGGGTCGAGCTGGTCTCCGCCCCGCAGGACCGGGGCACCGAGATCCGGACCGAAATGCGCTGGCGGTCCAGCCCGGTCCGCCGGGCGCTGGGGCTGACCACCGGCCGGGACCCGGAGATCGGGCTGCGGGACACGCTGCGCCGGGTCAAGTCGCTGGTCGAGACCGGCTAG
- a CDS encoding HPP family protein: MPAQNEEKPSPAGTAARAFGGSAVALVVAGTVALLTRQPWLFPSLGPAVVLHVEQPGKPESSPRNTLIGHLVALLAGYAMLVLTGLADHQSALQEGVSVPRVIAAVGSLAVTAAVLVLLSAAHPPAGATTLIVSLGLLRTPTQLVTAFAAVLLVTVVDLLFNRATGRRMPLWREAPEEG, from the coding sequence ATGCCTGCGCAGAACGAGGAGAAACCGTCCCCTGCCGGCACCGCCGCAAGAGCGTTCGGCGGCAGCGCCGTCGCCCTGGTGGTGGCCGGCACGGTCGCCCTGCTGACCCGGCAGCCGTGGCTCTTCCCCAGTCTCGGCCCGGCGGTCGTGCTGCACGTCGAGCAGCCCGGCAAGCCCGAGTCCTCGCCCCGCAACACCCTCATCGGGCACCTGGTGGCGCTGCTCGCCGGGTACGCGATGCTGGTGCTGACCGGGCTCGCCGACCATCAGTCCGCCCTCCAGGAGGGCGTCTCGGTGCCCCGGGTCATCGCGGCCGTGGGCTCCCTCGCGGTCACCGCCGCGGTGTTGGTGCTGCTGAGCGCCGCGCACCCGCCGGCGGGCGCGACCACACTGATCGTGAGCCTGGGGCTGCTGCGCACCCCCACCCAACTGGTGACCGCGTTCGCGGCCGTGCTCCTGGTGACCGTGGTCGACCTGCTGTTCAACCGGGCCACCGGCCGGCGGATGCCGCTGTGGCGGGAAGCTCCAGAGGAGGGGTGA
- a CDS encoding molybdopterin oxidoreductase family protein, with amino-acid sequence MVDRIADPWGPRTPYGPGERWPVRVDSFLADGHTEADVQRWVPTASILHSNGDAMDIAVVDDRIVGVRGRAGDRINHGRVDPKDLYGWQANHSPDRLRRPLVREGDRLVETDWDTAMGRIVARSKELLDGPGGWGHFGFYTSGQLFLEEYYTLGLIGKAGLGTPHMDGNTRLCTATAAAALKASFGTDGQPGSYTDVDHCDAIALWGHNVAETQTVLWMRMLDRRRGPNPPAMLAVDPRATPAAREADVHLALRNGTNVALLNGLLRELIHRGWYDEEYVRAHTVGFDELCRVVDDYPVAKVAEICDLPARDIERAADLLGHSSRLLSTVLQGFYQSNQATAAACQVNNLHLIRGMIGRPGAGIYQMNGQPTAQNNRECGADGDLPGLRNWENPEHVAELARLWNVEVDTIPHWAPPTHAMQIFRYAEQGSIKLLWISATNPAVSLPDLARARRILAKPELFLVVQDLFLTETAELADVVLPAATWGEKTGTFTSVDRTVHISDKAVDPPGEARPDLDIFLDYARRMDFRDSAGAPLIKWSDPESAFEAWQECSRGRPCDYTAITYERLRAGGIQWPCTEEHPDGTERLYTDGVFNTDPDYCESYGHDLATGAELLPDEYRAKEPRGRAFLHATPYQPSPEVPSGDYPLLLTTGRTVYQFHTRTKTGRASQLMHAAPEVWVELSPADSRTLGVGEGDLVRVESPRGAVRARARICGVRPGVVFLPFHYGYWDAADPAGPGPGGVGGPGGGAPGEGPDGGAPGEGPDGGAPGEGPDGGAPHGGADGRHERAANELTITAWDPVSKQPIFKVAAVRVVKEADSGGRPSPAPTVGGSAPPEGSGIPATVGGPAAEASSRGE; translated from the coding sequence ATGGTGGACCGGATCGCGGACCCGTGGGGGCCGCGCACCCCGTACGGGCCGGGGGAGCGGTGGCCGGTGCGGGTGGACAGCTTCCTCGCCGACGGGCACACCGAGGCCGACGTGCAGCGCTGGGTGCCGACCGCGTCGATCCTGCACTCCAACGGCGACGCGATGGACATCGCGGTGGTCGACGACCGGATCGTCGGGGTCCGTGGGCGGGCCGGCGACCGGATCAACCACGGCCGGGTCGACCCGAAGGACCTGTACGGCTGGCAGGCCAACCACAGCCCGGACCGGCTGCGCCGGCCGCTGGTGCGCGAGGGCGACCGCCTGGTGGAGACCGACTGGGACACCGCGATGGGCCGGATCGTGGCCCGCTCGAAGGAGTTGCTGGACGGCCCGGGCGGCTGGGGGCACTTCGGCTTCTACACCAGCGGCCAGCTCTTCCTGGAGGAGTACTACACGCTCGGCCTGATCGGGAAGGCCGGGCTCGGCACCCCGCACATGGACGGCAACACCCGGCTCTGCACCGCCACCGCCGCCGCCGCCCTGAAGGCGTCGTTCGGCACCGACGGGCAGCCCGGGTCGTACACCGACGTGGACCACTGCGACGCGATCGCGCTCTGGGGGCACAACGTCGCGGAGACCCAGACGGTGCTCTGGATGCGCATGCTGGACCGGCGGCGAGGGCCGAACCCGCCGGCGATGCTCGCGGTCGACCCGCGCGCCACGCCGGCGGCCCGGGAGGCCGACGTGCACCTGGCGCTGCGCAACGGCACCAACGTGGCGCTGCTCAACGGCCTGCTCCGTGAGCTGATCCACCGCGGCTGGTACGACGAGGAGTACGTCCGGGCGCACACCGTCGGCTTCGACGAGCTGTGCCGGGTGGTCGACGACTACCCGGTGGCGAAGGTGGCCGAGATCTGCGACCTGCCGGCCCGCGACATCGAGCGGGCCGCCGACCTGCTCGGCCACTCCTCCCGGCTGCTCTCCACCGTGCTCCAGGGCTTCTACCAGTCCAACCAGGCCACCGCGGCGGCCTGCCAGGTGAACAACCTGCACCTGATCCGGGGCATGATCGGCCGGCCCGGGGCCGGGATCTATCAGATGAACGGCCAGCCGACCGCGCAGAACAACCGGGAGTGCGGCGCCGACGGCGACCTGCCCGGCCTGCGCAACTGGGAGAACCCGGAGCACGTCGCGGAGCTGGCCCGGCTCTGGAACGTCGAGGTGGACACCATTCCGCACTGGGCGCCGCCGACCCACGCCATGCAGATCTTCCGGTACGCCGAACAGGGTTCGATCAAGCTGCTCTGGATCTCCGCCACCAACCCGGCGGTCTCCCTGCCGGACCTGGCCCGGGCCCGCCGGATCCTGGCGAAGCCGGAGCTGTTCCTGGTGGTGCAGGACCTGTTCCTGACCGAGACCGCCGAGCTGGCCGACGTGGTGCTGCCGGCCGCGACCTGGGGCGAGAAGACCGGCACCTTCACCAGCGTCGACCGGACCGTGCACATCTCCGACAAGGCCGTCGACCCGCCCGGTGAGGCCCGTCCGGACCTGGACATCTTCCTCGACTACGCGCGCCGGATGGACTTCCGGGACTCCGCCGGAGCGCCGCTGATCAAGTGGTCGGACCCGGAGTCCGCGTTCGAGGCGTGGCAGGAGTGCTCGCGGGGCCGGCCCTGCGACTACACCGCGATCACGTACGAGCGGCTGCGCGCCGGCGGCATCCAGTGGCCGTGCACCGAGGAGCACCCGGACGGCACCGAGCGGCTCTACACCGACGGGGTCTTCAACACCGACCCGGACTACTGTGAGTCGTACGGTCACGACCTGGCCACCGGGGCGGAGCTGCTGCCCGACGAGTACCGGGCCAAGGAACCGCGCGGGCGGGCGTTCCTGCACGCGACGCCGTACCAGCCGTCGCCGGAGGTGCCGAGCGGCGACTATCCGCTGCTGCTCACCACCGGGCGCACCGTCTACCAGTTCCACACCCGTACCAAGACCGGGCGGGCCAGCCAGCTGATGCACGCCGCGCCCGAGGTGTGGGTGGAGCTCAGCCCGGCCGACTCCCGGACGCTCGGGGTGGGGGAGGGGGACCTGGTCCGGGTCGAGTCGCCGCGCGGCGCCGTCCGCGCCCGGGCCCGGATCTGCGGGGTACGCCCCGGCGTGGTCTTCCTCCCCTTCCACTACGGCTACTGGGACGCCGCCGACCCCGCCGGGCCCGGGCCCGGCGGGGTCGGCGGTCCGGGAGGCGGCGCTCCCGGCGAAGGCCCGGATGGCGGCGCTCCCGGCGAAGGCCCGGATGGCGGCGCTCCCGGCGAAGGCCCGGATGGCGGCGCTCCCCACGGCGGTGCCGACGGGCGGCACGAGCGGGCCGCGAACGAGCTGACCATCACCGCCTGGGACCCGGTCTCCAAGCAGCCGATCTTCAAGGTCGCCGCGGTGCGGGTGGTGAAGGAGGCGGACTCCGGGGGCCGCCCCTCGCCCGCGCCCACCGTCGGGGGCTCCGCGCCGCCCGAGGGATCGGGCATCCCGGCCACCGTCGGCGGGCCGGCCGCCGAGGCATCCTCGAGGGGGGAGTGA
- a CDS encoding cytochrome P450 translates to MSRIPVDRSPESTLAFLREGYRFIADRCDRYGSDIFQTRLLLEPTICLRGRPAAELFYDDDRFRRRGAMPMRGQRTLTGVGGVQGLDDAAHRVRKAMLMSIMTPAAIHQLGQLFDDEWRARIPVWERSGPVVLYDEVARMLTRAVCAWAGVPLADSEVALRTAELHAMIDASAALGPRHWRGLLGRRRAERWTGAVVDRARTGALPAPEGSALRVIAEHRDDRGRPLPRRIAAVELLNVLRPTVAVDRFVVFAAMALHDHPHWRERVRGNEPATETFVQEVRRYYPFFSVAAARVRRPFEWAGHHFPLGRRVLLDLYGTNHHPELWPGPEQFRPDRFVGWRGDPFNLVPQGGGDHLTGHRCAGEWLTIELMKRAVTNLTAAMSYRVPPQDLALSLRRLPTLPPSGFLIDGVRRTA, encoded by the coding sequence ATGAGCAGGATCCCCGTCGACCGCAGCCCGGAGAGCACCCTGGCGTTCCTTCGGGAGGGTTACCGGTTCATCGCCGACCGCTGCGACCGGTACGGCAGCGACATCTTCCAGACCCGGCTGCTGCTGGAACCGACCATCTGCCTGCGTGGCCGGCCCGCCGCCGAGCTCTTCTACGACGACGACCGCTTCCGGCGGCGGGGGGCCATGCCGATGCGGGGGCAGCGAACGCTCACCGGGGTCGGCGGGGTGCAGGGGCTGGACGACGCCGCGCACCGGGTGCGGAAGGCGATGCTGATGTCGATCATGACGCCCGCCGCGATCCACCAGCTCGGCCAGCTCTTCGACGACGAATGGCGGGCCCGGATCCCGGTCTGGGAGCGGTCCGGCCCGGTGGTGCTCTACGACGAGGTCGCCCGGATGCTGACCCGGGCGGTCTGCGCCTGGGCCGGGGTGCCGCTGGCCGACTCGGAGGTGGCCCTGCGCACCGCCGAGCTGCACGCGATGATCGACGCCTCGGCCGCGCTCGGCCCTCGGCACTGGCGGGGCCTGCTCGGCCGCCGCCGCGCCGAACGCTGGACCGGCGCGGTCGTCGACCGCGCCCGGACCGGCGCGCTGCCCGCCCCGGAGGGCAGCGCGCTGCGGGTGATCGCCGAGCACCGGGACGACCGGGGCCGCCCGTTGCCCCGCCGGATCGCCGCGGTGGAGCTGCTGAACGTCCTCCGCCCGACCGTCGCCGTGGACCGCTTCGTGGTCTTCGCCGCGATGGCGCTGCACGACCACCCGCACTGGCGGGAACGGGTCCGCGGCAACGAACCGGCCACCGAGACCTTCGTGCAGGAGGTGCGCCGCTACTACCCGTTCTTCTCCGTGGCGGCGGCCCGGGTCCGGCGCCCCTTCGAGTGGGCGGGCCACCACTTCCCGCTGGGGCGGCGGGTGCTGCTCGACCTTTATGGCACCAACCACCATCCGGAGCTGTGGCCGGGGCCGGAGCAGTTCCGGCCCGACCGGTTCGTCGGCTGGCGCGGCGACCCGTTCAACCTTGTCCCGCAGGGCGGCGGGGACCACCTCACCGGCCACCGCTGCGCCGGGGAGTGGCTCACCATCGAGCTGATGAAGCGCGCGGTGACCAACCTGACCGCGGCCATGAGCTACCGGGTGCCACCGCAGGACCTGGCGCTCAGCCTGCGCCGGCTACCCACCCTGCCGCCGAGCGGCTTCCTGATCGACGGCGTCCGCCGCACCGCGTGA
- a CDS encoding DUF397 domain-containing protein: MGQHPKGDFDLTRAVWQRAEGDTSDSAVEVAFVDDLIGMRNSAEPDGPVLVFTQAEWDAFVAGAQDGEFDLD; the protein is encoded by the coding sequence ATGGGTCAGCACCCCAAGGGCGACTTCGACCTCACCCGGGCGGTCTGGCAGCGGGCCGAGGGCGACACCTCCGACAGCGCGGTCGAGGTGGCCTTCGTCGACGACCTGATCGGCATGCGCAACTCGGCCGAGCCGGACGGGCCGGTGCTGGTCTTCACCCAGGCCGAGTGGGACGCGTTCGTCGCGGGCGCCCAGGACGGCGAGTTCGACCTGGACTGA
- the pepN gene encoding aminopeptidase N, with product MPSLTRVEATARGALIAVESYQVNLDLTGAGERFRSAVTIRFRATPGAETFAEVKPARLLEVRLNDRALDPAALADNRLPLTGLAEENTLTVRAEMVYSNTGEGIHRFVDPADGETYLYAMSFLDDVQRIFAAFDQPDLKAPVALSVTAPPEWTVAANGQLAARPAPGRWEFAPTAPLATYFFTLIAGPWHVRHDEHDGIPLGVYCRRSLATHLDADADEIFTVTKQCLDRFHQLFAERYPFGKYDQAFVPEFNAGAMENPGLVTLRDDYVFRSAVTDSQRELRATTIAHEMAHMWFGDLVTMRWWDDLWLNESFAEYLGTRVTAEATRFDQAWTTFAMRRKAWGYAADQRPSTHPVAPEEVADAAQGLLNFDGISYAKGASVLRQLVAWLGDDDFLAGLNAHFAAHRFGNATLADLLGSLSAASGRDLTDWAERWLRRAQVNTLRMETAVDADGRWTEVAVVQTAPDGYPVLRPHRIGVGRYAADGTASRFEVDLDPDADKGRTELTGLVGEAATGLLLPNAGDLTFAKIRLDPASADAVPTVLPGLADPLARALLWGEALDAATDGERPVAAVVALIATALPAETEVIIAEDVLTLSRGLIDRYLDPLAREAALLRVAGACATLLAGAPAGGSLQLAAARGLISSTTDTALLGGWLAGDGVPAGLAVDADLRWALLLRLVVLGAAGEPEIAAEATADRSATGAERAASCRAALPGPAAKRAAWEIVTVNAELSNRLVEATAEGFWQPEQAELTGPYVERYFADMPAAARLRTPWTADRVATLAFPRYAVAQPTRELAAALLARDDLTPGLRRRVTDMDDDLRRALVARTAVAAAAA from the coding sequence ATGCCGAGCCTGACCCGTGTAGAGGCGACCGCGCGTGGCGCGCTGATTGCCGTCGAGTCCTACCAGGTGAACCTCGACCTGACCGGTGCCGGCGAGCGGTTCCGCTCCGCCGTCACGATCCGGTTCCGGGCCACCCCCGGCGCCGAGACCTTCGCCGAGGTCAAACCCGCCAGACTGCTCGAGGTGCGACTCAACGACCGGGCGCTCGACCCGGCCGCGCTGGCCGACAACCGGCTCCCGCTGACCGGCCTGGCCGAGGAGAACACGCTGACCGTCCGCGCCGAGATGGTGTACTCGAACACCGGCGAGGGGATCCACCGCTTCGTCGACCCGGCCGACGGCGAGACGTACCTGTACGCGATGTCCTTCCTCGACGACGTGCAGCGCATCTTCGCCGCGTTCGACCAGCCGGACCTGAAGGCGCCGGTCGCGCTCTCGGTCACCGCCCCGCCGGAGTGGACGGTCGCGGCCAACGGCCAGCTCGCCGCCCGGCCCGCGCCCGGGCGCTGGGAGTTCGCCCCCACCGCGCCGCTGGCGACGTACTTCTTCACGCTGATCGCCGGCCCGTGGCACGTCCGGCACGACGAGCACGACGGCATCCCGCTCGGCGTCTACTGCCGGCGCTCCCTGGCCACCCACCTGGACGCCGACGCGGACGAGATCTTCACCGTCACCAAGCAGTGCCTCGACCGGTTCCACCAGCTCTTCGCCGAGCGCTACCCGTTCGGCAAGTACGACCAGGCGTTCGTGCCCGAGTTCAACGCCGGCGCGATGGAGAACCCGGGCCTGGTCACCCTCCGGGACGACTACGTCTTCCGGTCCGCGGTCACCGACAGCCAGCGGGAGCTGCGCGCCACCACCATCGCCCACGAGATGGCGCACATGTGGTTCGGCGACCTGGTGACCATGCGCTGGTGGGACGACCTGTGGCTGAACGAGTCCTTCGCGGAATACCTCGGCACCAGGGTGACCGCGGAGGCTACCCGCTTCGACCAGGCGTGGACGACCTTCGCCATGCGCCGCAAGGCCTGGGGGTACGCGGCCGACCAGCGGCCCTCCACCCACCCGGTCGCGCCGGAGGAGGTCGCGGACGCCGCGCAGGGGCTGCTCAACTTCGACGGCATCTCGTACGCCAAGGGCGCCAGCGTGCTGCGGCAGCTCGTCGCCTGGCTCGGTGACGACGACTTCCTGGCCGGGCTGAACGCGCACTTCGCCGCCCACCGGTTCGGCAACGCCACCCTGGCCGACCTGCTCGGCAGCCTCAGTGCCGCCAGCGGGCGGGACCTCACCGACTGGGCCGAGCGCTGGCTGCGCCGCGCCCAGGTGAACACCCTGCGGATGGAGACGGCGGTGGACGCGGACGGCCGGTGGACCGAGGTGGCGGTGGTGCAGACCGCGCCGGACGGTTACCCGGTGCTGCGGCCGCATCGCATCGGCGTCGGCCGGTACGCCGCCGACGGGACGGCGAGCCGGTTCGAGGTGGACCTCGACCCGGACGCCGACAAGGGGCGTACCGAGCTGACCGGGCTGGTCGGGGAGGCCGCCACCGGCCTGCTGCTGCCCAACGCCGGCGACCTGACCTTCGCCAAGATCCGCCTCGACCCGGCCTCCGCCGACGCCGTGCCGACGGTGCTGCCGGGGCTGGCCGACCCGCTGGCCCGGGCGCTGCTCTGGGGTGAGGCGCTCGACGCGGCCACCGACGGCGAGCGGCCGGTGGCCGCGGTGGTGGCGCTGATCGCGACCGCGCTGCCCGCCGAGACCGAGGTGATCATCGCGGAGGACGTGCTCACCCTCAGCCGCGGCCTGATCGACCGCTACCTGGACCCGCTGGCGCGGGAGGCCGCCCTGCTCCGGGTCGCCGGGGCCTGCGCCACGCTGCTCGCCGGGGCGCCGGCCGGCGGGTCGCTCCAGCTCGCCGCGGCCCGAGGCCTGATCTCGTCGACCACCGACACCGCGCTGCTCGGCGGCTGGCTGGCCGGCGACGGCGTGCCGGCGGGGCTCGCCGTGGACGCCGACCTGCGCTGGGCGCTGCTGTTGCGCCTGGTGGTGCTCGGCGCGGCCGGCGAGCCGGAGATCGCCGCCGAGGCGACCGCCGACCGCAGCGCCACCGGGGCGGAGCGGGCCGCCAGTTGCCGCGCCGCGCTGCCCGGCCCGGCCGCCAAGCGGGCCGCGTGGGAGATCGTCACGGTCAACGCCGAGCTCTCCAACCGCCTCGTGGAGGCGACCGCGGAGGGCTTCTGGCAGCCGGAGCAGGCCGAGCTGACGGGCCCGTACGTCGAGCGGTACTTCGCCGACATGCCGGCCGCCGCGCGGCTGCGTACCCCCTGGACGGCCGACCGGGTGGCGACCCTGGCCTTCCCCCGCTACGCCGTGGCGCAGCCCACCCGGGAGCTGGCCGCGGCCCTGCTGGCCCGCGACGACCTCACGCCGGGGTTGCGGCGGCGGGTCACCGACATGGACGACGACCTGCGCCGCGCGCTGGTCGCCCGGACGGCGGTGGCCGCCGCGGCGGCCTGA
- the nadD gene encoding nicotinate-nucleotide adenylyltransferase encodes MEEDIRRIGIMGGTFDPIHHGHLVAASEVADRFELDEVVFVPTGQPWQKADEPVSPPEDRYLMTVIATASNPRFQVSRVDIDRGGPTYTVDTLRDLHAEYGPKVQLFFITGADALEKILSWKDLDEIFELAHFVGVTRPGFELTDKHLPADTVSLVQVPAMAISSTDCRARVARGEPVWYLVPDGVVQYIAKRRLYQE; translated from the coding sequence GTGGAGGAAGACATCCGGCGGATCGGGATCATGGGCGGCACCTTCGACCCGATCCACCACGGGCACCTGGTCGCGGCCAGCGAGGTGGCGGACCGGTTCGAGCTGGACGAGGTGGTCTTCGTCCCCACCGGCCAACCGTGGCAGAAGGCCGACGAGCCGGTCAGCCCGCCCGAGGACCGCTACCTGATGACGGTCATCGCCACCGCCTCCAACCCCCGGTTCCAGGTCAGCCGGGTGGACATCGACCGGGGTGGCCCGACCTACACCGTCGACACCCTGCGCGACCTGCACGCCGAGTACGGCCCGAAGGTGCAGCTCTTCTTCATCACGGGCGCGGACGCGCTGGAGAAGATCCTCTCCTGGAAGGACCTGGACGAGATCTTCGAGCTGGCCCACTTCGTCGGGGTGACCCGGCCGGGCTTCGAGCTGACGGACAAGCACCTGCCCGCCGACACGGTCAGCCTGGTGCAGGTGCCGGCGATGGCGATCTCCTCCACCGACTGCCGCGCCCGGGTCGCCCGGGGTGAGCCGGTCTGGTACCTGGTACCGGACGGTGTGGTGCAGTACATCGCGAAACGGCGCCTCTATCAGGAGTGA
- the rsfS gene encoding ribosome silencing factor, protein MTVSERAHELAMAAAQAAADKKAQDIVIIDVGDQLAITDAFVLAAAPNERQVLAIVDAIEERLLELPEKAKPVRREGERGGRWVLLDYVDIVVHVQHTEEREFYALDRLWKDCPQIPFVDRDLVDADSAAGASAAE, encoded by the coding sequence GTGACAGTTTCCGAACGCGCTCACGAGCTGGCGATGGCCGCCGCCCAGGCCGCGGCCGACAAGAAGGCACAGGACATCGTCATCATCGACGTGGGCGACCAGCTCGCCATCACCGACGCGTTCGTCCTCGCCGCGGCCCCCAACGAGCGTCAGGTGCTGGCCATCGTCGACGCCATCGAGGAGCGCCTGCTCGAGCTGCCGGAGAAGGCCAAGCCGGTCCGGCGCGAGGGCGAGCGGGGCGGCCGCTGGGTGCTGCTCGACTACGTCGACATCGTGGTGCACGTCCAGCACACCGAGGAGCGCGAGTTCTACGCCCTCGACCGGCTCTGGAAGGACTGCCCGCAGATCCCGTTCGTGGACCGCGACCTCGTCGACGCCGACTCCGCCGCCGGCGCCTCCGCCGCGGAATGA
- a CDS encoding histidine phosphatase family protein: MTRLIIWRHGNTDWNAANRVQGQTDVPLNDLGREQARTAAPLLAGLRPDAIVASDLCRAVDTAAALAALTGLPVRTDARLRERYFGLWQGLSLSEVAERFPDEYARWRAGDPDPGAEIETLDDLGKRIGAAFQDAADLAVGGTVVVSTHGGGARQGVGHLLGWDHAVLRSVGSLSNCHWTELRHDDVRGWHLRAHNVGLITQPALTEAV, encoded by the coding sequence ATGACCCGCCTGATCATCTGGCGGCACGGCAACACCGACTGGAACGCCGCCAACCGCGTGCAGGGGCAGACCGACGTGCCGCTCAACGACCTCGGTCGGGAGCAGGCCCGGACCGCCGCGCCGCTGCTCGCCGGGCTGCGCCCGGACGCCATCGTGGCCAGCGATCTGTGCCGGGCGGTCGACACCGCCGCGGCGCTCGCCGCGCTGACCGGGCTGCCGGTACGCACCGACGCCCGGCTGCGCGAGCGATACTTCGGCCTGTGGCAGGGTCTCTCCCTGAGCGAGGTCGCCGAGCGCTTCCCCGACGAGTACGCCCGCTGGCGGGCCGGCGACCCCGATCCGGGCGCGGAGATCGAGACTCTTGACGACCTGGGCAAGCGGATTGGCGCGGCCTTCCAGGACGCGGCCGACCTGGCCGTCGGTGGGACCGTCGTGGTCAGCACCCACGGTGGCGGTGCCCGTCAGGGCGTCGGCCACCTGCTCGGTTGGGACCACGCGGTGCTGCGCAGCGTCGGCTCCCTGTCCAACTGCCACTGGACCGAACTGCGCCACGACGACGTCCGGGGCTGGCACCTGCGCGCCCACAATGTCGGGCTGATCACGCAGCCGGCGCTGACCGAGGCGGTCTGA
- a CDS encoding DegV family protein, with protein MPVAVVTDSTAYLPPELVRAHRLTVVPLTVVLNGSEGLEGVETFPADATRALSGRRVSVSTSRPSPEQFAQVYRSLLAGGADGVVSVHLSAELSGTVEAARLAAAEVGDRVAVVDSRATGMGLGFPVLAAAAAAESGADLAAVRQAALDTVDRTTVFFYVDTLEFLRRGGRINAAEALFGTALSVKPIMHMPDGAIVLKDKVRTASRGVARLVALAVEAVGDAAVDLGVHHLAAPQRAEQLLAALTDRLGDRLHDTYVTEAGAVVAAHAGPGLACVVIHRRPGTDTASEG; from the coding sequence ATGCCCGTCGCGGTCGTCACCGACTCCACCGCCTACCTCCCTCCCGAGCTGGTGCGGGCGCACCGGCTCACCGTCGTCCCGCTGACCGTCGTGCTCAACGGGTCCGAAGGGCTGGAGGGGGTGGAGACCTTCCCGGCCGACGCCACCCGGGCGCTGAGCGGGCGGCGGGTCTCGGTGAGCACCTCCCGCCCGTCGCCGGAGCAGTTCGCGCAGGTCTACCGTTCGCTGCTGGCCGGGGGCGCCGACGGGGTCGTCTCGGTGCACCTCTCCGCCGAGCTCTCCGGCACGGTCGAGGCGGCCCGGCTGGCCGCCGCCGAGGTCGGCGACCGGGTCGCGGTGGTCGACAGCCGCGCCACCGGGATGGGCCTCGGCTTCCCGGTGCTCGCCGCCGCCGCGGCCGCCGAGAGTGGCGCGGACCTCGCCGCCGTACGGCAGGCCGCGCTGGACACGGTCGACCGGACCACCGTCTTCTTCTACGTCGACACGCTGGAGTTCCTGCGCCGGGGTGGCCGGATCAACGCCGCCGAGGCGCTGTTCGGCACCGCCCTGTCGGTGAAGCCGATCATGCACATGCCGGACGGCGCGATCGTGCTCAAGGACAAGGTGCGCACCGCCAGCCGGGGCGTGGCCCGCCTGGTGGCCCTGGCGGTCGAGGCGGTCGGCGACGCGGCCGTGGACCTCGGCGTGCATCACCTCGCCGCGCCGCAACGCGCCGAACAACTGCTCGCGGCGCTCACCGACCGGCTCGGCGACCGCCTGCACGACACGTACGTCACGGAGGCCGGGGCGGTGGTGGCGGCGCACGCCGGACCGGGCCTGGCCTGCGTGGTGATCCACCGCCGCCCGGGGACGGACACGGCGTCGGAGGGCTGA